GTTGATGGCGGCGATGACCGGCTTATAGTAGTGCAGGTCGGTCTCGGGTGCGCCGTAGCCCTCCAGCCCCCAGAAGGCGTCCCACTGCTGGTCGGAGGTGGTCTGGGCCACCTCCTTCACATCCACGCCTGCCGAAAAGGCGCGGTCGCCCGCCCCGGTAACGATGGCCACCCACAGGTCCTTATCCTGGCGGAAGTCCATGAAGGCGTCCCGCAGGGCGCGGCGCACGGCGCTGTTGATGGCGTTGAGGGCCTCGGGGCGGTTCAAAGTGATGCGGGCGATGCGCCCCTGTTTCTGATACTCCACCACGGGCATGGTGTCCTCCTTGCGGCACAAGTTTAGGAGAGGGGCGGATGCTTGTCGGCCCAGGGGCGGGCCTGCTCCAGGGCGCGGGCGGCCCGCAGGATAAGAGGCTCGGAAAGGGGCTTTCCGATGATGTGGAGCCCCACGGGAAGCCCATCCACGAACCCGCAGGGCACCGAGGCGGCCGCAAACCCCGCTAGGTTGATAGGATAGGTGAAGGGCAGGAAGCCCAACCATGGGTGCACGGGGCGGCCGGCGATGGTCTGGGGGGGCTGGCCCAAGGGGAAGGCCACGATGGGCATGGTGGGGCTGAGCAGGAGGTCATACTTGGTGAACAGGTCCTCCAGGGCGGCGATGAAGCGCAGGCGGGCCTGCAGGGCGCGGGCGTATTCCTTGGCCGTAATTTGGCGTCCGGTATTGAACACCTCGTAGGCGTAGGGGGTCAGGAGGATGCGCTTAGCGGGGTCGTCCCAGACCAAATCGCCCAGGGTGGCATAGGTATCGGCGCGGGCGAGGGTGATGAACACCTCCAGCATCTCCTCCAGGGCGATGGGGGGCTCCTCCACGATGGCCCCCAGTTCGGCGAAGGTGAGGGCGGCGCGCCGACAGGTCTCCCGCACGGCCGGCTCCACCGGGGCGTAGCCGTAGTCGGGCGTCCAGGCCATGCGCAGGCCCCGCACCCCCTTCTCCAGGTCCGCCAGGTAGTCGGGCACGGGGGCGCGTAGGGAGGAGGGGTCGCGCCGGTCGTGGCCGGCCAGCACCTGCAACAGGAGGGCCGAGTCCCGCACGTCCAGGGTCATGGGGCCCACCTGGGAGAAGAGGGGCCATCCGCCGAGCCCTCCATAGCGGGGGACGCGCCCCTGGGTGGGCTTGAGGCCGAACACGCCACAGAAGGCGCAGGGGATGCGGATGGACCCGCCCCCGTCGCTGCCGATGTGCAGGGGCCCGAGGCCGGCGGCAGCGGCGGCACCGGCCCCCCCGCTGGAGCCCCCGGCGGTGCGCTGGGGGTCCCAGGGGTTGCGGCACGGCTCCCCCAGGCGGTTCTCGGTGGAGCCGAGCAGGCCGAACTCGGGGGTATTGGTCTTGCCGAGGATCACCGCCCCCGCCTTGCGCACCCGCTCCACATAGACCGAATCCTCCTGGGGGATGTAGTCCTTGTAGAGGAGGGAGCCGCTGGTGGTGCGCACGCCCTTGGTAAAGAAGAGGTCTTTGACGGTGATGGGGACGCCGTGCAGGGGGCCGAGGGGCTTGCCCTGAAGGAGGGCCTCCTCGGCCTCCCGTGCCTGGGCGAGGGCCAAGTCGTAGGTAACGGTGAGGAAGGCGTTGAGGCGGGGGTTGAGGCGGTCAATGCGGTCCAGGAAGTGGCGCGCCACCTCCACGGGGGAGATTTGCCGGCGGGCGATGAGTTCGCGGATGCGCCAACCGGGGATCCAGGTGATGTCTTGCACGGGCATGGGTGCCTCCTTAGGGCGGACGCTGGGCACTATCCCCCCAGCATAGCACAGGTGGGGGGAGAAGGGTTAGGGGAGGGGGAGGGCGCGCACGATGCGCTGGAGGCGGGTCTTGGCCAGGGCGCAGTAGCGGGGGTCTATCTCCACCCCGATGCCCCGCCGGTTGAGTTCGGCGCAGGCGACCAGGGTTGTGCCGCTTCCCATGAAGGGGTCCAATATGGTGTCGCCGACATAACTGAAAAGTTTGATACAACGGCGAGGTAATGTAAGAGGGAAGGGACTCGGATGTTTTACGCGTTTCTTTGACTCTCCTGGGAATGTCCAAACACCGTTAGTCCACTCGATGAATTCATCACGACTGATATCAGACGCGCCTTTATGATATTTTTTCCAGCGGTCTTTATATAATATAGCAATCATTTCCACGGGAGCGATGATATATGGGGCCGAAGGGCTAGTCCAGGAACCCCAAGCGGTACGGCGAGAGATATTTTGCTCGTTCCACACAATGATGGCGTGGTATTTCCAACCGACTTTTTTCGCTATTGTGATAATATCGGCGTAGACACTTTGCTGTCCGCCTTTGTTTTTGTCCAAAGGGATATTCAAGCAGAAACGCCCATCAGGTTTGGCCAGAGAGTATGCTTTAGCAAGCCACTGTTCTGTGAATTCTATGTATGCCGAATATGGAATGGTATCATCGTAGGAACTGTAATGGACATCTACATTGTAAGGCGGAGAGGTGATGATCAAATCGATAGAGTTGGGCTCAATATCTTCAATTGTCAAGAAGTCAGCGTTGTAAATCTTTATACCATTCACCTGATAGTAAAGCATCTTCACTCCGAACGCAAATGATATTCGTCTTTCCACCTTGTCAAATCTTTTATCAAGTCATCCAGCGGATGAACGCTACGGCAATATCGGGTATGACGAGGGTGGCTGGGATCATCGAATACGATGCTTTCTTGCTTATGCGCGAGTGCTTGATGTTTCTTTTATATATCTTCCAATAGTAATGGATCGTTTTCACTTCTATAATGCTTGACTAGGTAAATCCCATCGGTGAACGCCTCTAATAGACGTCGTGTGCGTGTGGCCTGTTC
The window above is part of the Dehalococcoidia bacterium genome. Proteins encoded here:
- a CDS encoding amidase yields the protein MPVQDITWIPGWRIRELIARRQISPVEVARHFLDRIDRLNPRLNAFLTVTYDLALAQAREAEEALLQGKPLGPLHGVPITVKDLFFTKGVRTTSGSLLYKDYIPQEDSVYVERVRKAGAVILGKTNTPEFGLLGSTENRLGEPCRNPWDPQRTAGGSSGGAGAAAAAGLGPLHIGSDGGGSIRIPCAFCGVFGLKPTQGRVPRYGGLGGWPLFSQVGPMTLDVRDSALLLQVLAGHDRRDPSSLRAPVPDYLADLEKGVRGLRMAWTPDYGYAPVEPAVRETCRRAALTFAELGAIVEEPPIALEEMLEVFITLARADTYATLGDLVWDDPAKRILLTPYAYEVFNTGRQITAKEYARALQARLRFIAALEDLFTKYDLLLSPTMPIVAFPLGQPPQTIAGRPVHPWLGFLPFTYPINLAGFAAASVPCGFVDGLPVGLHIIGKPLSEPLILRAARALEQARPWADKHPPLS
- a CDS encoding site-specific DNA-methyltransferase, with translation MLYYQVNGIKIYNADFLTIEDIEPNSIDLIITSPPYNVDVHYSSYDDTIPYSAYIEFTEQWLAKAYSLAKPDGRFCLNIPLDKNKGGQQSVYADIITIAKKVGWKYHAIIVWNEQNISRRTAWGSWTSPSAPYIIAPVEMIAILYKDRWKKYHKGASDISRDEFIEWTNGVWTFPGESKKRVKHPSPFPLTLPRRCIKLFSYVGDTILDPFMGSGTTLVACAELNRRGIGVEIDPRYCALAKTRLQRIVRALPLP